One window of the Brevibacterium limosum genome contains the following:
- a CDS encoding isoprenyl transferase — MSYPAPPAHPSGARPPRIDAKFVPGHVAIVMDGNGRWANQRGLPRTEGHRAGEASLLDVIHGAIEIGVDYLSAYAFSTENWKRSPDEVRFLMGFNRDVIRRRRDELNELGVRIVWSGRRGRLWRSVIDELETAAEMTKNNTGLVLQFCVNYGGRSEIVDAINEITAEVAAGKLRPGKVSEKTVRSRLYAPIVPDVDLFMRSSGEQRTSNFLLWQSAYAEMVFQDVLWPDVDRRTLWAAIEEYARRDRRFGGAVDTPSA; from the coding sequence ATGAGCTACCCCGCACCACCGGCCCACCCCAGCGGAGCGAGGCCTCCGCGCATCGACGCGAAGTTCGTGCCGGGGCACGTCGCGATCGTCATGGACGGCAACGGTCGGTGGGCGAACCAGCGGGGACTGCCGCGCACGGAAGGGCACAGAGCCGGAGAGGCGTCGCTGCTCGACGTCATCCACGGCGCGATCGAGATCGGCGTGGACTATCTGTCGGCGTATGCGTTCTCGACGGAGAACTGGAAGCGCTCACCCGACGAGGTGCGGTTCCTCATGGGCTTCAACCGCGACGTCATCCGTCGCCGTCGCGATGAGCTCAACGAGCTGGGGGTGCGCATCGTCTGGTCCGGCCGGCGGGGTCGTCTGTGGCGTTCGGTCATCGACGAACTCGAAACCGCCGCGGAGATGACGAAGAACAACACCGGACTCGTGCTCCAGTTCTGCGTGAACTACGGTGGACGCTCCGAGATCGTCGATGCCATCAATGAGATCACCGCCGAGGTGGCCGCCGGGAAGCTCAGACCCGGCAAGGTCTCGGAGAAGACCGTCCGCTCCCGCCTCTACGCACCCATCGTGCCCGACGTCGACCTGTTCATGCGGTCGTCAGGGGAGCAGCGGACCTCGAACTTCCTGCTCTGGCAGTCCGCCTACGCCGAGATGGTCTTCCAGGACGTGCTGTGGCCCGACGTCGACCGGCGCACCCTGTGGGCGGCGATCGAAGAGTACGCCCGTCGCGACCGTCGCTTCGGCGGCGCCGTCGACACACCCTCCGCCTGA
- a CDS encoding DEAD/DEAH box helicase has product MTDVSANDETTPRFSELGLHPLVLKAVEAQGYEIPTPIQAETIPTLLSGRDVIGLAQTGTGKTAAFALPALSDLAEAGRADDGPFALVLTPTRELAIQVAEAFTSYATELSDFSVLPIYGGQAYGPQLAGLRRGAQVVVGTPGRVIDHLKRGSLKLGSLQHLILDEADEMLKMGFAEDIEEIFSQVGDDRQVALFSATMPTSIHRITGKYLNDPKEVRIAAKSQTGANIRQRYFMVQHSHKLDALTRILEVEEYEGIIMFVRTKQATEELAEKLRARGFKTAAINGDIPQQARERTIDMLREGKIDILVATDVAARGLDVERITLVVNYDVPHDTESYVHRIGRTGRAGRSGEAILFVTPREQRMLGSIERATKQKVEPLTLPSVEELTNTRVEKFTKRIDDVLAQTELSELTEVIEQYSLSRDVPASNIAAALASLVLESNTLKAEPMPEPARRQGRDRDRDGGRDGGRPGRGGRARDENMTTYRLAVGRNERLQPGAVVGAIANEGGITSKQIGHIDIRSNHTLVDLPKDLDPSVLRKLSHTEIQGRPIDIRPDSGRPGRPFKKRNFDKQPGDSRNFRGDRRGGKKFGGRGDRPRDRY; this is encoded by the coding sequence ATGACCGATGTGTCCGCAAACGACGAAACCACTCCGAGATTCTCCGAACTGGGACTTCACCCGCTCGTGCTCAAGGCCGTAGAGGCGCAGGGCTACGAGATCCCCACCCCCATCCAGGCCGAGACCATCCCGACCCTCCTGTCGGGCCGTGACGTCATCGGTCTCGCCCAGACCGGAACCGGCAAGACCGCGGCCTTCGCCCTGCCGGCTCTGTCCGACCTCGCCGAGGCGGGCCGCGCCGACGACGGCCCGTTCGCTCTCGTGCTCACCCCCACTCGCGAACTCGCGATCCAGGTCGCCGAGGCGTTCACCTCCTACGCCACTGAGCTCTCCGACTTCTCCGTGCTCCCGATCTACGGCGGTCAGGCCTATGGTCCGCAGCTGGCCGGTCTGCGCCGCGGTGCGCAGGTCGTCGTGGGCACCCCGGGGCGTGTCATCGACCACCTCAAGCGCGGTTCCCTCAAGCTCGGCAGCCTCCAGCACCTCATCCTCGATGAGGCCGACGAGATGCTCAAGATGGGCTTCGCCGAAGACATCGAAGAGATCTTCAGCCAGGTCGGTGACGACCGTCAGGTCGCACTGTTCTCGGCCACCATGCCGACCTCGATCCACCGGATCACCGGCAAGTACCTCAACGATCCGAAGGAAGTCCGGATCGCCGCGAAGTCGCAGACCGGAGCGAACATCCGTCAGCGCTACTTCATGGTCCAGCATTCGCATAAGCTCGACGCTCTGACCCGCATCCTCGAGGTCGAGGAGTACGAGGGCATCATCATGTTCGTGCGCACGAAGCAGGCCACCGAGGAGCTGGCGGAGAAGCTGCGTGCCCGCGGTTTCAAGACCGCCGCGATCAACGGCGACATCCCGCAGCAGGCGCGTGAGCGCACGATCGACATGCTGCGTGAGGGCAAGATCGACATCCTCGTCGCCACCGATGTGGCCGCCCGCGGTCTCGACGTCGAGCGCATCACGCTGGTCGTCAACTATGACGTCCCGCACGACACCGAATCCTATGTCCACCGCATCGGCCGCACCGGTCGTGCCGGACGCTCCGGCGAGGCGATCCTCTTCGTGACCCCGCGCGAGCAGCGCATGCTCGGTTCGATCGAGCGCGCCACGAAGCAGAAGGTCGAACCGCTGACTCTGCCCAGCGTCGAAGAGCTGACGAACACTCGTGTCGAGAAGTTCACGAAGCGCATCGACGATGTGCTCGCTCAGACCGAACTGTCCGAACTCACCGAGGTCATCGAGCAGTATTCGCTCTCCCGCGATGTGCCTGCCTCGAACATCGCCGCTGCTCTGGCCTCCCTCGTCCTCGAGTCGAACACCCTCAAGGCCGAACCGATGCCCGAGCCGGCACGTCGCCAGGGCCGTGACCGCGACCGCGACGGCGGCCGTGACGGCGGCCGTCCGGGTCGCGGCGGACGTGCCCGTGACGAGAACATGACGACCTACCGTCTGGCCGTGGGGCGCAATGAGCGTCTGCAGCCGGGCGCCGTGGTCGGCGCGATCGCGAACGAAGGCGGAATCACCTCGAAGCAGATCGGCCATATCGACATCCGTTCGAACCACACGCTCGTCGACCTGCCCAAGGACCTCGATCCGTCGGTGCTGCGCAAGCTCTCCCACACCGAGATCCAGGGTCGTCCCATCGACATCCGTCCGGATTCGGGCCGCCCGGGACGCCCGTTCAAGAAGCGCAACTTCGACAAGCAGCCCGGTGACAGCCGCAACTTCCGCGGCGATCGCCGAGGCGGCAAGAAGTTCGGCGGTCGGGGCGACCGTCCCCGCGACCGCTACTGA